A single window of Mycolicibacterium aurum DNA harbors:
- a CDS encoding SDR family NAD(P)-dependent oxidoreductase, with translation MGPVADPVAVVTGASRGAGLGIAAALAGRGWRVYGTGRSIPETPSWGIGVRVDHRDDDAVGSLFERVHAECGRLDLLVNNAAVISDELVSPKPFWEKPRDLADVLDVGLRSSYVASWHAAPLLAAQRRGLIVFTSSPGAVCYMHGPAYGAQKAGVDKMAADMAVDFGGTGVASVSLWMGILLTEKLRSAFDGNPDALDAFAAQAETPEFTGHVIDALFRDPDLSAVSGHTLISAELAARYGITDDGGRTPPSHREMLGSPREPSSVVIR, from the coding sequence ATGGGTCCGGTTGCCGACCCGGTAGCCGTCGTGACGGGCGCCAGCCGCGGAGCCGGGCTCGGCATCGCCGCGGCTCTGGCCGGCAGGGGCTGGCGGGTGTACGGCACCGGACGGTCCATCCCCGAGACGCCGTCGTGGGGCATCGGGGTGCGGGTCGACCACCGCGACGACGACGCGGTGGGGTCGCTGTTCGAGCGGGTTCACGCCGAGTGCGGTCGGCTCGATCTGCTCGTCAACAACGCCGCGGTCATCTCCGACGAACTGGTCAGCCCGAAGCCGTTCTGGGAGAAGCCCCGCGATCTGGCCGACGTCCTGGACGTCGGGCTCCGTTCGTCCTATGTCGCCTCGTGGCACGCGGCCCCCCTGCTGGCCGCGCAGCGGCGCGGCCTGATCGTGTTCACCTCGTCGCCCGGCGCCGTCTGCTACATGCACGGGCCCGCCTACGGCGCGCAGAAGGCCGGAGTCGACAAGATGGCCGCCGACATGGCGGTCGACTTCGGTGGTACCGGTGTGGCATCGGTGTCGCTCTGGATGGGCATCCTGCTGACCGAGAAGTTGCGGTCTGCGTTCGACGGCAACCCGGACGCGCTCGACGCGTTCGCCGCGCAGGCCGAGACGCCGGAGTTCACCGGCCACGTCATCGACGCGCTGTTCCGGGACCCTGACCTGTCCGCGGTCAGCGGTCACACCCTGATCTCGGCCGAATTGGCGGCGCGCTATGGAATCACCGACGACGGGGGGCGTACACCACCGTCGCACCGGGAAATGCTGGGATCGCCAAGGGAACCGAGCTCTGTCGTCATCCGCTGA
- the rsfS gene encoding ribosome silencing factor, whose protein sequence is MTATAEAIEMATIAARAAAAKLAEDIVVIDVSGQLVITDCFVIASGNNDRQVNAIVDEVEEKMRQAGYKPARREGTREGRWTLLDYVDIVVHIQHQDERNFYALDRLWRDCPTVPIELDTPDGDAAGDKDEE, encoded by the coding sequence CTGACCGCCACAGCCGAAGCCATCGAGATGGCCACCATTGCCGCGCGTGCGGCCGCGGCCAAACTCGCCGAGGACATCGTCGTCATCGACGTGTCCGGTCAACTCGTCATCACCGACTGCTTCGTGATCGCCTCCGGCAACAACGACCGCCAGGTCAACGCCATCGTGGACGAGGTCGAGGAGAAGATGCGCCAGGCCGGATACAAGCCGGCCCGCAGGGAAGGCACCCGCGAGGGACGCTGGACCCTGCTGGACTATGTCGACATCGTGGTGCACATCCAGCATCAGGATGAACGCAATTTCTACGCGCTGGACCGACTGTGGCGTGACTGCCCGACAGTTCCGATCGAGCTCGACACCCCGGATGGCGATGCGGCCGGGGACAAGGACGAGGAATGA
- the nadD gene encoding nicotinate-nucleotide adenylyltransferase yields the protein MGGTFDPIHNGHLVAASEVADLFDLDEVVFVPTGQPWQKRSRVVTSAEDRYLMTVIATAANPRFSVSRVDIDRGGATYTKDTLRDLHDQNPDADLYFITGADALASILSWQNWEQLFAIARFIGVSRPGYELDAQHISAAMSELPADALHLVEVPALAISSTDCRLRAEKSRPIWYLVPDGVVQYVAKRNLYSNQSLVGEGVDP from the coding sequence ATGGGCGGAACTTTCGACCCCATCCACAACGGGCACCTCGTCGCGGCCAGCGAGGTCGCCGATCTGTTCGACCTCGACGAAGTCGTGTTCGTGCCCACCGGTCAGCCATGGCAGAAGCGCAGCCGCGTCGTCACCTCCGCCGAGGACCGCTACCTGATGACGGTGATCGCCACCGCGGCCAACCCGCGGTTCTCGGTCAGCCGGGTCGACATCGACCGGGGCGGCGCGACCTACACCAAGGACACGCTGCGCGACCTGCACGACCAGAATCCCGACGCCGACCTCTACTTCATCACCGGCGCCGACGCGCTCGCGTCGATCCTGTCGTGGCAGAACTGGGAGCAGTTGTTCGCGATCGCGCGCTTCATCGGGGTCAGCAGGCCCGGTTACGAGCTCGACGCTCAGCACATTTCAGCCGCCATGTCGGAACTGCCCGCCGATGCGCTGCACCTCGTCGAGGTGCCTGCACTGGCCATCTCGTCCACCGACTGCCGGCTTCGCGCCGAAAAGTCCCGTCCCATCTGGTATCTGGTTCCCGACGGCGTCGTCCAGTACGTCGCCAAGCGCAATCTCTACAGCAACCAGAGCCTCGTAGGTGAAGGAGTCGACCCCTGA
- the octT gene encoding diglucosylglycerate octanoyltransferase has protein sequence MSSESTHGARTLLVFCDSLSYYGPTGGVPADDPRIWPNIVAGQLGWGVELIGRIGWTSRDVWWAATQDPRSWAALPKAGAVIFATSGMDSLPSPLPTALRELIRYVRPPRVRRWVRDGYGWVQPRFSPIARAALPPHLTVEYLEMTRAAIDFNRPGIPVVASLPSVHIAPTYGMAHHGRQGTVAAITRWAAEHAVPLVDLKAAVGEEVMSGRGNPDGIHWNFEAHQAVAELMIKGLAEAGVQVPASGG, from the coding sequence ATGTCCTCTGAGTCCACCCACGGCGCCCGCACGTTGCTCGTCTTCTGCGATTCGCTGTCCTACTACGGACCGACCGGGGGCGTGCCGGCGGACGACCCGCGAATCTGGCCGAATATCGTTGCCGGACAGCTTGGTTGGGGTGTAGAGCTGATCGGGCGGATCGGCTGGACCAGCCGGGACGTGTGGTGGGCTGCGACGCAGGACCCGCGGTCGTGGGCTGCGCTACCCAAGGCCGGTGCGGTGATCTTCGCAACCTCGGGCATGGACTCGCTGCCGTCGCCGCTGCCCACCGCGCTGCGCGAACTGATCCGGTATGTGCGGCCTCCGCGGGTACGGCGGTGGGTGCGTGACGGGTACGGATGGGTGCAACCACGGTTCTCTCCGATCGCGCGAGCTGCTCTACCGCCGCACCTGACCGTCGAGTACCTCGAAATGACGAGGGCAGCAATCGACTTCAATCGTCCGGGGATCCCGGTGGTGGCCTCGCTACCGTCGGTTCACATCGCCCCCACCTACGGGATGGCTCACCACGGCAGGCAGGGCACGGTCGCGGCGATCACCCGCTGGGCGGCTGAACACGCGGTGCCGTTGGTCGATCTGAAGGCGGCGGTGGGGGAGGAAGTGATGAGCGGTCGGGGCAATCCCGACGGGATTCACTGGAACTTCGAAGCGCATCAGGCGGTTGCCGAGCTGATGATCAAAGGTCTGGCCGAGGCGGGCGTGCAGGTTCCCGCCTCGGGAGGTTAG
- a CDS encoding amino acid permease, with protein sequence MSDVPSRSDAADLAQFGYTQSLERRTGKFASFAVAFAFVSIATGIFTTYGAVLNSSGPVGIWTWPIAVVGQLAVAFVLGALASRIPVTGYHYQWMSRLANPILGWIIGWISFTFLAVVVCAVDYTIASTILPVLLNYESTPTIAWMMTAGVLAIQALLVAFSTPWAERVNNSLVTLELIGMVALTALLLVVAAVRGDMDFSNLFSKGAIPSEGFWSFGDWTSAGPWMLGFLLGAFTIVGFESAANLAEETHDPERVVPRAMWQAVLASGVLGFVFLIAVTLAAGDPVALAESGTPIADVIDKTLGSVVATLLLLMVVLAIFACGLVIMITGVRLTWAMSRDERFPGWQQWSQISPRFRTPMKATAVYFCLAQLILAIFAHSETALFTLFGAATLLPAVMYASTVVLYLIKRRDLPTNGKFDLGAWEIPILVVAIVWLAFELALFRDAAFKEAWLYVLVMVAIGAAYLAYLLIRRGKQALSMPDMHSIDAELRE encoded by the coding sequence ATGTCCGACGTGCCTTCACGCAGTGATGCCGCCGACCTTGCTCAGTTCGGCTACACACAGTCCCTGGAACGCCGCACCGGCAAGTTCGCGTCCTTCGCGGTGGCGTTCGCGTTCGTGTCCATCGCGACCGGCATCTTCACCACCTACGGCGCCGTCTTGAACAGCTCCGGCCCGGTGGGTATCTGGACGTGGCCGATCGCCGTCGTCGGGCAGCTGGCCGTGGCGTTCGTGCTCGGCGCCCTGGCCTCGCGGATCCCCGTGACCGGCTACCACTACCAGTGGATGTCTCGGCTGGCCAACCCGATCCTGGGCTGGATCATCGGCTGGATCTCGTTCACATTCCTGGCCGTCGTGGTGTGCGCTGTCGACTACACCATCGCCTCGACGATCCTTCCCGTGCTGCTGAACTACGAGAGCACCCCGACGATCGCGTGGATGATGACGGCCGGAGTTCTGGCCATCCAGGCGCTGCTCGTGGCCTTCTCGACGCCGTGGGCCGAGCGGGTCAACAACAGCCTGGTGACGCTCGAGCTGATCGGGATGGTGGCGCTGACCGCGCTGCTGCTGGTCGTCGCCGCCGTCCGCGGCGACATGGACTTCTCCAATCTCTTCAGCAAGGGCGCGATTCCGAGCGAAGGCTTCTGGAGCTTCGGGGACTGGACCTCGGCAGGGCCGTGGATGTTGGGCTTCCTGCTGGGCGCCTTCACCATCGTGGGCTTCGAGTCGGCCGCCAACCTCGCCGAGGAGACCCACGACCCGGAGCGAGTGGTACCGCGCGCCATGTGGCAGGCCGTCCTGGCCTCCGGCGTACTGGGTTTCGTCTTCCTGATCGCCGTTACCCTCGCCGCCGGCGACCCGGTGGCCCTCGCCGAGTCCGGGACGCCGATCGCGGACGTCATCGACAAGACGCTCGGCTCCGTCGTCGCCACCCTTCTGCTCCTCATGGTGGTGCTCGCGATCTTCGCCTGCGGCCTGGTCATCATGATCACCGGAGTGCGATTGACGTGGGCGATGTCGCGAGACGAGCGCTTCCCCGGCTGGCAGCAGTGGAGCCAGATCTCCCCCCGCTTCCGCACCCCGATGAAGGCCACCGCGGTGTACTTCTGCCTCGCGCAGCTGATCCTGGCGATCTTCGCCCACTCCGAGACGGCCCTGTTCACGCTCTTCGGTGCCGCGACGCTGCTACCCGCGGTCATGTACGCCTCCACTGTGGTGCTGTACCTGATCAAGCGCAGAGACCTGCCGACGAACGGCAAATTCGACCTGGGGGCGTGGGAGATCCCGATCCTGGTGGTGGCGATCGTATGGCTGGCCTTCGAGCTTGCGCTGTTCCGCGACGCCGCCTTCAAGGAGGCATGGCTGTACGTCCTCGTGATGGTTGCGATCGGCGCGGCGTATCTGGCGTATCTCCTCATCCGGCGCGGCAAGCAGGCATTGTCGATGCCGGACATGCACTCGATCGACGCCGAGCTCAGGGAGTGA
- a CDS encoding acyl-CoA dehydrogenase family protein, which produces MTSARLIPPSTVDTASATELRGEVRRFLAEHRAAGAFTPAADAWLSRWDETFTAALAERGWLGMTVPVEYGGHGRSSLERFVVTEELLAAGAPVAAHWIADRQIVPSLLKYGTDFQKEEFLPKIARGECFFGIGMSEPDSGSDLASVRTRAERVDGGWVLTGTKVWTSGAHLAHAFIALVRTEAVDPAHRHAGLSQFIVDLRGPGVEIRPIVSMNGAHHFNEVILDGAFVPDDMVFGTIGEGWQQVTSELAFERSGPERFLSTFVLLDLCAETMAAQRIARNDDLGRLVARIAGLHHMSSAVAGALDRHEPADVAAAVVKVLGTTAEGDIAEFAHLAADSAVGPEFCAAASAAVDQRPGFTLRGGTNEVLRGVIARGLGIR; this is translated from the coding sequence ATGACCTCAGCCCGATTGATACCCCCGAGCACCGTCGACACGGCCTCCGCCACGGAGTTGCGCGGCGAGGTTCGCCGGTTCCTGGCCGAGCACCGTGCCGCGGGTGCGTTCACCCCCGCCGCGGACGCATGGCTGTCCCGGTGGGACGAGACTTTCACCGCCGCGTTGGCCGAGCGCGGCTGGCTCGGCATGACGGTGCCCGTCGAATACGGCGGACACGGACGGTCCTCGCTGGAACGATTCGTCGTCACGGAGGAACTCCTGGCTGCGGGTGCGCCGGTGGCGGCACACTGGATCGCCGACAGGCAGATCGTGCCGTCGCTTCTCAAGTACGGCACGGACTTCCAGAAAGAAGAGTTCCTCCCGAAGATCGCGCGCGGTGAATGCTTCTTCGGGATCGGGATGAGTGAACCGGATTCGGGATCCGACCTGGCCAGCGTGCGCACGCGAGCCGAACGAGTCGACGGCGGGTGGGTGCTGACCGGCACCAAGGTGTGGACGTCGGGCGCTCACCTTGCGCATGCGTTCATCGCCCTCGTCCGGACCGAGGCGGTGGATCCGGCGCACCGGCATGCCGGTTTGAGCCAGTTCATCGTCGATCTACGCGGCCCCGGTGTCGAGATCCGGCCGATCGTGTCGATGAACGGTGCGCACCATTTCAACGAGGTGATCCTCGACGGAGCGTTCGTGCCCGACGACATGGTGTTCGGGACGATCGGCGAGGGCTGGCAACAGGTCACCTCGGAGCTGGCCTTCGAACGCAGCGGACCCGAGCGGTTCCTGTCCACATTCGTGCTACTGGACCTGTGCGCGGAAACCATGGCCGCACAGCGCATCGCACGAAACGATGACCTGGGCCGCCTGGTGGCACGGATCGCAGGGCTGCATCACATGTCGTCGGCGGTGGCAGGCGCGTTGGACCGCCACGAACCCGCCGACGTGGCTGCGGCGGTCGTGAAGGTTCTGGGCACCACCGCCGAAGGCGACATCGCCGAGTTCGCGCATCTGGCCGCCGACAGCGCTGTCGGGCCGGAATTCTGCGCCGCGGCGTCGGCCGCGGTCGACCAGCGACCCGGCTTCACGCTGCGCGGCGGTACGAACGAGGTATTGCGCGGGGTCATCGCACGCGGGCTGGGGATCCGGTGA
- a CDS encoding NAD(P)H-dependent amine dehydrogenase family protein, whose translation MTAKATESRTTGAPLRVIQWTTGNIGRRSLHAIIGRDDMELVGVFAHGADKVGVDAAELAGWPEPTGITATNDIDELVALRPDACCYNPLWPSIDELVRLLESGINVCSSAAWITGGKQTPEDLDRIRKACATGNSTIFGSGAHPGMSNLVGMVLSGACERVDEIRITESVDCSTYESAGTQTAMGFSQDPDTPGLAENVRRESEVFAESAAMMADAIGATLDRITFDVTFTAATGDSDLGFMQIPEGTVAGVHGYHRGWVGDHNVVSVGFNWIMGEHVTPPKPLEHGHVVQVFGVPNMRTVVHCLPPRDWTEPGFMGLGMIYTAMPVTNAVPAVVAAPPGIVTLADLPPITGRSSV comes from the coding sequence ATGACTGCCAAGGCCACCGAATCCAGGACCACCGGCGCGCCACTGCGCGTCATTCAGTGGACCACCGGCAACATCGGGCGACGATCCCTGCACGCGATCATCGGACGCGACGACATGGAACTGGTCGGCGTCTTCGCCCACGGCGCCGACAAGGTGGGCGTCGATGCGGCCGAGCTCGCGGGGTGGCCGGAACCCACCGGAATCACGGCCACCAACGACATCGACGAACTGGTGGCGCTGCGGCCCGATGCGTGCTGCTACAACCCGCTCTGGCCGAGCATCGACGAGCTGGTACGCCTGCTGGAATCAGGGATCAACGTCTGTTCCAGCGCGGCGTGGATCACCGGGGGCAAGCAGACCCCCGAGGATCTGGATCGCATCCGGAAAGCCTGCGCGACAGGCAATTCCACCATATTCGGCAGTGGCGCCCACCCCGGGATGAGCAATCTGGTGGGCATGGTCCTGTCCGGCGCGTGCGAGCGCGTCGACGAGATCCGCATCACCGAGTCGGTGGACTGTTCCACCTACGAATCCGCGGGCACCCAGACGGCGATGGGCTTCTCCCAGGACCCCGACACACCGGGACTGGCCGAGAACGTACGCAGGGAGAGCGAGGTGTTCGCCGAATCCGCCGCGATGATGGCCGATGCGATCGGGGCCACGCTGGACCGGATCACCTTCGACGTGACGTTCACCGCCGCGACCGGCGACAGCGATCTGGGCTTCATGCAGATCCCCGAGGGAACGGTGGCCGGCGTACACGGTTACCACCGCGGCTGGGTCGGTGACCACAACGTCGTCAGCGTCGGCTTCAACTGGATCATGGGCGAGCACGTCACGCCGCCGAAGCCGCTCGAGCACGGCCACGTCGTCCAGGTCTTCGGCGTTCCCAACATGCGGACCGTGGTGCACTGCCTGCCGCCCAGGGACTGGACCGAACCGGGCTTCATGGGCCTGGGCATGATCTACACCGCGATGCCGGTCACCAACGCGGTGCCAGCGGTCGTAGCCGCGCCACCGGGAATCGTGACGCTCGCCGATCTCCCCCCGATCACCGGACGGTCATCAGTCTGA
- a CDS encoding GntR family transcriptional regulator produces MPSGTPLYMTIAADVRDRIDTEQLGPHTLLPSERELAERHGVSRMTARQALSLLESEGVVYRKPPRGTFVAEPRVRFHIGSFSEEVARMGRRPAAQLLWAEHRPATPAVRRALGLADGAGVHVFHRLRSVDDVPFALETTFLPAELTPGILDEPDDGSLWAVLRSRYGIELARTTAVLESIVLDDATSVQLGVRAGSAGTLLTRSTVDSAGRCVEYARDIYRADRAAFEVSEVLQTHNLSAV; encoded by the coding sequence ATGCCCTCCGGCACGCCGCTGTACATGACGATCGCCGCTGACGTCCGCGACCGGATCGACACCGAACAGCTGGGCCCTCACACCCTGTTGCCGTCCGAGCGCGAGCTCGCCGAAAGGCACGGCGTCAGCCGTATGACCGCGCGGCAGGCACTGTCCCTGCTCGAGAGTGAGGGCGTGGTCTACCGCAAACCGCCGCGCGGAACGTTCGTTGCCGAGCCCCGGGTCCGGTTCCACATCGGCAGCTTCTCCGAAGAGGTGGCCCGCATGGGACGCCGCCCTGCCGCGCAGCTGCTGTGGGCCGAGCATCGGCCCGCCACTCCGGCGGTGCGGCGCGCGCTCGGACTTGCCGACGGTGCCGGAGTGCACGTTTTCCACCGGCTGCGCAGCGTCGACGACGTGCCGTTCGCGCTGGAGACGACGTTTCTGCCCGCCGAGCTCACCCCCGGGATCCTGGACGAGCCCGATGACGGTTCGTTGTGGGCGGTGCTGCGGTCGCGGTACGGGATCGAGCTTGCCCGGACGACGGCAGTGCTGGAGTCCATCGTTCTCGACGACGCGACCAGCGTGCAGCTCGGGGTGCGGGCCGGATCGGCGGGGACTCTCCTGACGCGCAGCACCGTCGACAGCGCCGGACGGTGCGTGGAGTACGCGCGCGACATCTACCGCGCCGACCGAGCGGCGTTCGAGGTGTCCGAGGTTCTGCAGACTCACAATCTGTCTGCGGTCTGA
- a CDS encoding acyl-CoA dehydrogenase family protein, which produces MMDAVFAEHGRDTDLWGRLDGLGLVRLTGSEDSGGSGASWREAAELLSAAVRHAVRIPLAEHDLLACPVLDAVGVLCDGAPRTVCLLDGRGHADAVPWASQAERIVALWADGDAYVAADLAADEVRITPGSNMIGEPRDHVAVDTASLRGVAVPSELVDQLRLKSAMVRSIQICAALDRALELSIEHARSREQFGRPLAKFQAVQHQIADIASEAALARSATESALSVAVAGDWRAPQLDFLVAVARSCAGHAASVVVRNAHQVHGAIGTTREHRLHEFTRAALAWRSEYGSVRYWDARLTDMATAAGANELWGLICP; this is translated from the coding sequence ATGATGGACGCGGTGTTCGCCGAGCACGGCCGCGACACCGACCTGTGGGGGCGACTGGACGGGCTGGGCCTGGTGCGTCTCACCGGATCCGAGGACTCCGGCGGAAGCGGTGCGAGCTGGCGTGAAGCCGCCGAGCTGTTGTCCGCCGCTGTGCGGCACGCCGTACGGATTCCGTTGGCCGAACACGATTTGTTGGCCTGCCCTGTCCTCGACGCGGTCGGCGTCCTCTGTGACGGCGCGCCGCGCACCGTGTGCCTGCTCGACGGGCGCGGCCACGCCGACGCGGTACCGTGGGCCTCACAGGCCGAACGAATCGTCGCGCTCTGGGCGGACGGCGACGCCTACGTCGCGGCCGATCTGGCCGCCGACGAAGTGCGAATCACGCCGGGATCCAACATGATCGGTGAACCCCGAGACCACGTCGCGGTGGACACCGCATCACTGCGGGGGGTCGCCGTCCCCTCGGAGCTGGTCGACCAGCTGCGGCTCAAATCAGCGATGGTGCGGTCCATCCAGATCTGCGCAGCGTTGGACAGGGCGCTGGAACTCTCGATCGAGCACGCTAGGTCGCGGGAGCAATTCGGCCGGCCACTGGCGAAGTTTCAGGCGGTACAGCACCAGATCGCCGACATCGCCTCCGAGGCTGCCCTCGCGCGATCGGCCACCGAGTCCGCGCTGTCGGTCGCCGTGGCCGGCGACTGGCGTGCCCCACAGCTGGACTTCCTTGTCGCAGTGGCGCGGTCATGTGCCGGGCACGCCGCATCGGTCGTCGTGCGCAACGCGCACCAGGTACACGGGGCGATCGGGACCACCCGCGAGCACCGGCTACACGAATTCACCCGTGCCGCACTGGCGTGGCGCTCGGAGTACGGGTCGGTGCGCTACTGGGACGCCCGGCTGACCGACATGGCGACGGCTGCGGGCGCGAACGAGCTGTGGGGGCTGATCTGCCCCTAG
- the gpgP gene encoding glucosyl-3-phosphoglycerate phosphatase: protein MTIRRLVMLRHGQTEYNAGSRMQGQLDTDLSDLGREQAASAAEVLAKRQPLLIISSDLRRALDTAVALGDRSGQPVSIDTRLRETHLGDWQGMTHLEVDAVAPGARLAWRDDARWAPHGGESRIDVADRSIPLVRELVQARGDWGVDDPDRPVVLVAHGGLIAALTAALLGLPVDTWPVLGGMGNASWVQLAGHTRTDGDPASFDDIRWRLDVWNASAQVANDVL, encoded by the coding sequence ATGACCATTCGCCGCCTGGTCATGCTGCGGCACGGGCAGACCGAGTACAACGCGGGTAGCCGGATGCAGGGCCAACTCGACACCGATCTCAGTGACCTCGGTCGTGAACAGGCCGCATCGGCCGCCGAGGTGCTCGCCAAACGCCAACCCCTGCTCATCATCTCGTCTGATCTGCGCCGCGCACTCGATACCGCCGTCGCACTCGGCGACCGCAGCGGCCAACCCGTGAGCATCGACACCCGGCTCCGCGAGACACATCTCGGGGACTGGCAGGGGATGACGCATCTGGAGGTCGACGCGGTGGCGCCCGGTGCCAGGCTGGCCTGGCGCGACGATGCGCGGTGGGCTCCACACGGCGGGGAGAGCCGGATCGACGTCGCCGACCGCAGTATTCCGCTGGTGCGGGAGCTGGTGCAGGCACGGGGCGACTGGGGAGTCGATGATCCCGATCGCCCGGTGGTGCTGGTGGCTCACGGTGGCCTGATCGCCGCGCTGACCGCGGCCCTGCTCGGCCTGCCTGTGGACACCTGGCCGGTGCTCGGCGGGATGGGCAACGCGAGCTGGGTGCAATTGGCGGGGCACACTCGCACCGACGGTGATCCGGCATCCTTCGATGACATCCGGTGGAGACTCGACGTGTGGAACGCCTCGGCGCAGGTCGCCAACGATGTCCTCTGA
- a CDS encoding DegV family protein: protein MPVVVVSDSSSRLQPDERKRWDVREVPLHVLIDGVDLRDGVDDVPFDIHDRPKVTTAGATPAELVETYRQALVDSGGDGVVAVHLSAALSSTYSAAVTAAREFGPSVRVVNSRSAAMGVGFVATAAARCASAGADIDAVEAAARSAVSRTHVYLVVHRLENLRRSGRIRTTASWLGTALALKPLLCLDVDGRLVLDQRIRTVTKAHAAMVDRVAEVVGNNAADIVVHHVDNHDAADELGATLTQRLPQISSLTVADMGPLLSVHVGGGAVGVAVRVATT, encoded by the coding sequence ATGCCGGTCGTGGTGGTCAGCGACTCGTCGTCGCGCCTGCAGCCCGACGAACGCAAGCGCTGGGACGTTCGCGAGGTGCCCCTGCATGTCCTGATCGACGGCGTGGACCTGCGGGACGGCGTCGATGACGTCCCCTTCGACATCCACGACCGTCCCAAGGTGACGACCGCGGGTGCGACCCCCGCCGAACTGGTCGAGACCTACCGGCAGGCGCTTGTCGACAGCGGTGGTGACGGGGTTGTCGCAGTACACCTTTCGGCCGCCCTGTCGAGCACCTACAGCGCCGCGGTGACGGCGGCGCGTGAATTCGGGCCGTCGGTACGGGTGGTGAATTCGCGGTCGGCGGCGATGGGCGTCGGCTTCGTCGCCACGGCCGCGGCGCGCTGCGCGAGTGCCGGTGCGGACATCGACGCGGTCGAGGCGGCTGCGCGCTCAGCGGTGTCGCGAACCCACGTCTATCTCGTCGTGCACCGGTTGGAGAATCTGCGCCGAAGTGGCCGGATTCGCACGACGGCGTCCTGGCTGGGAACCGCACTGGCGTTGAAACCGCTGCTGTGTCTGGACGTCGACGGACGGCTGGTGCTCGATCAGCGGATCCGCACAGTCACCAAGGCGCATGCGGCGATGGTGGACCGTGTCGCGGAGGTGGTGGGGAACAACGCCGCCGACATCGTCGTGCACCACGTGGACAATCACGATGCCGCCGATGAACTCGGTGCCACACTCACGCAACGGCTTCCACAGATCTCGTCCCTCACGGTGGCGGACATGGGACCACTGTTGTCGGTGCACGTCGGCGGCGGAGCGGTAGGTGTGGCGGTACGCGTGGCCACGACATGA